One part of the Ochrobactrum quorumnocens genome encodes these proteins:
- a CDS encoding flavin reductase family protein: MAHPNRLNSAALDLPPDTATADELKAAMRQLAAGISVLTAGAGDSKTGATVTSATALSVEPPTIIVNINLTASVWPTINAERHFCLNILSGEQQAIADRFAGRNGERGAARYAEAEWYELESGALALKGALASIDCEVEEVIERHTHAIVIGRALKIVTGEGEPLVYHHGRYHALKR, from the coding sequence ATGGCACACCCGAACAGACTGAACTCAGCAGCGCTTGATTTACCGCCCGATACGGCCACGGCGGATGAATTGAAAGCTGCGATGCGACAGCTTGCTGCCGGCATCAGCGTATTGACCGCAGGAGCCGGTGATAGCAAGACCGGCGCAACCGTCACGTCTGCGACCGCTCTTTCGGTCGAACCACCGACAATCATCGTCAATATCAATCTGACTGCATCGGTGTGGCCGACAATTAATGCAGAACGTCATTTCTGCCTCAACATTCTTTCGGGCGAACAGCAGGCCATAGCCGACCGTTTTGCAGGCCGGAATGGCGAAAGAGGTGCGGCGCGTTATGCCGAAGCTGAGTGGTATGAACTCGAAAGCGGCGCCTTGGCACTGAAAGGCGCGCTTGCCTCTATCGATTGCGAGGTTGAAGAGGTCATCGAGCGTCACACCCACGCCATCGTTATTGGCCGTGCGCTCAAGATCGTCACTGGCGAGGGAGAGCCGCTCGTCTATCATCACGGACGCTATCACGCCCTCAAACGCTAA
- a CDS encoding LLM class flavin-dependent oxidoreductase — MTKKQMHLGLFLQGAGHHVSGWRHPDAEAGSENFDLLRRVAKEAEDAKFDMIFLADGLTSGVDAHPSMVARFEPLTLLSALAMVTDKIGLAATASTTYGEPYHTARAFASIDHLSHGRAAWNIVTTSYARTANNFSKSHPEHDERYAVAEEFVDVVRGLWDSWDDDAFPKDKENGVYADPNKVHVLNHAGKYYSVQGPLNIPRSPQGHPVLIQAGSSGPGQDLAARIADIVFTAQQSLAEAQGFYASLKERVAKAGREPDSVAVMPGFMPVIGDSFEGAAEKLKELNRWTDIKSAMPLLEERIGHSLAEYDLDGPLPDLPISDQLRSRAELLRDLARRENLTIRDLALRVAAGRGHHIVLGTPLQIADRMQEWFEGKAADGFNVMPPYFPGGLEDFHRQVVPILQERGLFRTEYTGSTLRDHLNIARPEIKHT; from the coding sequence ATGACCAAGAAACAAATGCATCTCGGCCTCTTCCTGCAAGGCGCAGGCCACCATGTTTCGGGCTGGCGGCACCCGGATGCAGAAGCGGGCAGCGAGAATTTCGATCTGCTGCGCCGCGTGGCGAAAGAAGCGGAAGACGCGAAATTCGACATGATATTTCTGGCTGACGGCCTGACTAGCGGCGTTGACGCTCACCCATCGATGGTTGCGCGTTTTGAACCGCTGACGCTGCTTTCTGCACTTGCGATGGTCACAGACAAGATCGGTCTGGCAGCTACAGCTTCGACCACCTATGGCGAACCCTATCATACGGCGCGCGCCTTTGCGTCTATCGACCATTTGAGCCACGGACGGGCTGCGTGGAACATCGTCACCACGTCGTATGCCCGCACGGCAAACAACTTCTCGAAAAGCCATCCTGAGCATGACGAGCGCTATGCGGTGGCTGAAGAATTCGTCGATGTCGTGCGCGGTCTTTGGGATAGCTGGGATGACGACGCTTTCCCGAAAGACAAGGAAAACGGCGTCTATGCCGATCCAAACAAGGTGCATGTGCTCAACCATGCAGGCAAATACTATTCGGTGCAGGGTCCGCTCAACATTCCGCGTTCCCCACAAGGCCATCCGGTTCTCATTCAGGCAGGTTCATCCGGTCCCGGTCAGGATCTGGCAGCGCGCATTGCTGATATCGTGTTTACTGCACAGCAGAGCCTTGCCGAAGCGCAGGGCTTCTATGCAAGCCTGAAGGAACGCGTGGCGAAGGCCGGTCGCGAACCGGACAGCGTTGCGGTAATGCCCGGTTTCATGCCGGTGATCGGCGATAGTTTCGAAGGTGCTGCGGAGAAGCTCAAGGAGTTGAACCGCTGGACAGATATCAAGAGCGCCATGCCGCTTCTCGAAGAGCGCATCGGCCATAGCCTTGCCGAATATGATCTCGACGGTCCGCTGCCTGATCTGCCAATTTCCGATCAGCTTCGCAGCCGTGCAGAACTTCTGCGCGATCTGGCACGACGTGAGAATCTCACAATCCGTGACCTTGCGCTTCGCGTCGCCGCAGGTCGCGGCCATCACATCGTGCTTGGCACGCCTTTGCAGATCGCCGACCGGATGCAGGAATGGTTTGAGGGGAAAGCTGCAGATGGTTTCAATGTGATGCCACCTTATTTCCCGGGCGGTCTTGAAGACTTCCACAGACAGGTTGTACCGATCCTGCAGGAACGTGGTCTGTTCCGCACTGAATATACGGGCTCGACATTACGTGATCATCTCAATATTGCTCGGCCTGAAATAAAGCATACATAA
- a CDS encoding amino acid ABC transporter ATP-binding protein: MSDTTKTTLVELENVHLSFGQNEVLKGIDLKINKGDAVSIIGPSGSGKSTILRCINGLLIPQSGKITVGSTRVDELKTEPERITLRKRIGIVFQQFNLFPHLTVLENIAIAPVKILRTPKAEAERHAKELLKKVRLEHKTDAYPGELSGGQQQRVAIARALAMRPELVLFDEVTSALDPETVGEVLSVIRDLVKEGMTSILVTHEMRFAEEISDTIVFTENGRIIEQGSPEQLFYKSTNPRISAFVNGLGGNASRVNEGGEGI; the protein is encoded by the coding sequence ATGAGCGACACCACCAAAACTACACTGGTCGAACTGGAGAACGTTCATCTGTCTTTCGGGCAGAATGAAGTGCTCAAGGGCATCGACCTCAAGATCAACAAGGGCGATGCAGTCTCGATCATCGGGCCGTCGGGTTCAGGAAAATCAACGATCCTACGCTGCATCAACGGTTTGCTGATCCCACAATCGGGCAAGATCACCGTGGGCTCAACCCGCGTGGACGAGCTTAAAACCGAACCTGAACGCATTACGCTGCGCAAGCGCATCGGCATTGTGTTCCAGCAGTTCAACTTGTTTCCGCACCTGACGGTTCTGGAAAACATCGCCATTGCACCGGTCAAAATCCTGCGTACGCCTAAAGCCGAAGCCGAGCGCCACGCAAAAGAACTGCTGAAAAAAGTGCGGCTTGAACACAAGACGGATGCCTATCCGGGTGAGCTTTCGGGCGGTCAGCAACAGCGCGTCGCCATTGCCCGCGCGCTCGCCATGCGGCCGGAACTGGTTCTGTTCGATGAAGTCACCTCCGCACTTGATCCAGAAACGGTCGGCGAGGTGCTCTCGGTTATTCGCGATCTCGTCAAAGAAGGCATGACCAGCATTCTCGTAACCCACGAAATGCGCTTTGCCGAAGAAATCAGCGATACGATTGTCTTCACGGAAAACGGTCGCATCATCGAACAAGGCTCGCCAGAGCAGCTTTTCTATAAGTCAACGAACCCACGCATAAGCGCCTTCGTCAACGGGCTTGGTGGCAATGCAAGCCGCGTCAATGAAGGTGGCGAAGGGATCTGA
- a CDS encoding transporter substrate-binding domain-containing protein, protein MILSVKNLTKTLIAGSLMALAASGAAHADATLDRIKAKGKLTVGIILSGAPFGYIDSKTQEQKGLNIDIAKELAKGLGVELATQTVTPPNRVQFLQQGKVDILIANMQYTEERAKSLGYVKTPYDRMGGAAIGRKDSGIKDWKDLKGKIACVSQGSNYTQPLIEEYGANVKALPSQPESMLALKGGNCDVSVHVSATLGLMLQDRAEEWKDYGILIPTDLIPSDSVIWLKKDENDTEAALDKIVRDLHASGKMIEIAKANRLPNLSYLEEEHNKLKSQ, encoded by the coding sequence ATGATCCTCAGCGTCAAAAACCTCACCAAGACCCTCATTGCGGGCTCTCTCATGGCCCTTGCCGCGTCGGGTGCGGCCCATGCAGACGCAACACTGGATCGCATCAAAGCCAAGGGCAAACTGACCGTTGGCATCATCCTTTCAGGCGCACCGTTCGGCTATATTGATTCCAAGACGCAGGAACAGAAGGGCCTTAACATCGATATCGCCAAGGAACTGGCGAAAGGCCTCGGCGTGGAACTTGCAACGCAGACCGTTACGCCGCCAAACCGCGTGCAGTTCCTCCAGCAGGGCAAGGTCGATATTCTGATCGCCAACATGCAATATACGGAAGAACGCGCCAAGTCGCTCGGCTATGTGAAGACGCCTTATGACCGTATGGGTGGGGCAGCGATTGGCCGCAAGGATAGCGGCATCAAGGACTGGAAAGACCTCAAAGGTAAGATCGCCTGCGTTTCGCAGGGCTCCAACTACACCCAGCCGCTGATTGAAGAATATGGCGCAAACGTCAAGGCGCTGCCAAGCCAGCCGGAATCAATGCTGGCGCTCAAGGGCGGCAATTGCGACGTTTCCGTGCATGTCAGCGCTACACTTGGCCTGATGCTTCAGGACCGTGCTGAGGAGTGGAAGGATTATGGCATCCTGATCCCGACCGACCTCATCCCTTCGGATTCAGTCATCTGGCTGAAAAAGGACGAGAACGACACGGAAGCCGCTCTCGACAAGATCGTCCGCGATCTGCACGCATCGGGCAAGATGATCGAGATTGCCAAGGCAAACCGTCTGCCGAACCTGAGCTATCTCGAAGAAGAGCATAACAAGCTCAAGAGCCAGTAA
- a CDS encoding amino acid ABC transporter permease: MNIAIEQKPSIWLSPATLTFTTIILATALWFYLDPSLGQVWLDWLPYLGKGFAMNVLISVFAITLGTFAGVLLGIMELAPYKIIRAPAVTYVQIFRNAPHLVLIFAATYIFPFELVIFGNYIAFPDWIKAVVGLAIPASAHIAEITRGSIQSIPTAQWEAAQGLGFSRLQSLRWIILPQCVKRSLPPWMNLYTSITMGTALASLVGVHELLHSATDASTAVQRNDFTVIIYLTVLMAFFLFCYPVSRFTQRLEKRLSSR; encoded by the coding sequence ATGAACATCGCTATCGAACAAAAGCCCAGCATCTGGCTGTCGCCTGCGACCCTTACATTCACGACCATCATTCTGGCCACTGCACTCTGGTTCTATCTTGATCCGTCGCTTGGTCAGGTCTGGCTCGACTGGCTGCCCTATCTTGGCAAAGGCTTTGCCATGAACGTGCTGATCAGCGTTTTTGCGATCACGCTTGGCACCTTTGCGGGCGTGTTGCTCGGCATCATGGAGCTGGCACCTTACAAGATCATCCGCGCACCGGCTGTGACCTATGTGCAGATTTTCCGCAACGCGCCGCATCTCGTGCTTATCTTTGCTGCGACCTATATTTTCCCGTTCGAGCTGGTGATCTTCGGCAATTACATCGCTTTCCCCGATTGGATCAAAGCGGTTGTCGGCCTTGCCATTCCGGCAAGTGCACATATTGCGGAAATCACCCGCGGCTCCATCCAGTCGATCCCGACCGCGCAGTGGGAAGCGGCGCAGGGCCTTGGCTTTTCTCGCCTTCAATCGCTGCGCTGGATCATCCTGCCGCAATGCGTCAAGCGTTCGCTGCCGCCCTGGATGAACCTTTATACCTCCATCACCATGGGCACGGCGTTGGCCTCGCTCGTGGGTGTGCATGAGCTGTTGCATTCGGCAACCGATGCAAGCACCGCGGTCCAGCGCAATGACTTCACCGTCATCATCTATCTGACCGTGCTGATGGCGTTCTTCCTCTTCTGCTATCCCGTGTCGCGCTTCACGCAGCGGCTCGAAAAGCGGCTCTCCTCCCGCTGA
- a CDS encoding MmgE/PrpD family protein encodes MTDHVTKTLSQAIIGSEPSPEAIAVARTAIVDFLACALGGANDRSTLLVRKVLGASGNVALIGTSGTADPFTAALINGHAAHVLDYDDVHGSVRGHPTIAIVPALLAVAAENNVRADAFVAAYIVGLETMARLGLAMGTKHYETGFHATATLGTIGAAAAIAHLLKFDAATTAVALGLAATQSAGLRLQFGYDAKPLHAGFAARAGLTAARLAEAGFLGAPDFIDNTNGFFKAFAFGADEVSRVTQGWGEPWQIIVPGLTLKAFPCCTAAHPVGVGALALRNEKALQPDQIAAVSITFPPGGDAALVTTRPVTGIDARFSPEYIFAAALRDGKLAIAHFDDRPVDADLAQLAAKVTRRHDENAPRLSPDPKTRFVIIDVTLKEGSTLSQRVDGLPSISDPIEKFKDATKDNPRFAGIPDLVQSMTSADDLQKLISWLNQSPE; translated from the coding sequence ATGACCGATCATGTAACCAAGACCCTAAGTCAGGCTATTATCGGCTCTGAACCATCGCCAGAGGCAATCGCTGTTGCTCGCACGGCAATTGTTGATTTTCTTGCCTGTGCGCTTGGCGGAGCGAATGATCGCAGCACGCTTCTTGTCAGAAAGGTTCTGGGTGCCAGCGGCAATGTCGCGTTGATTGGAACTAGTGGCACAGCCGATCCTTTCACGGCAGCGCTGATCAACGGCCATGCGGCCCATGTGCTTGATTATGACGATGTGCATGGCAGCGTGCGCGGACACCCGACAATTGCCATTGTCCCAGCCCTTCTGGCCGTTGCAGCTGAAAACAACGTCCGTGCAGACGCGTTTGTTGCCGCCTATATTGTCGGGCTTGAAACCATGGCGCGTCTTGGCCTTGCCATGGGCACCAAACATTATGAAACCGGCTTTCACGCAACCGCAACGCTCGGCACCATCGGAGCTGCAGCAGCCATTGCGCATCTTCTCAAATTCGATGCGGCGACCACTGCCGTTGCGCTCGGTCTGGCCGCCACACAATCGGCGGGGCTTCGACTGCAATTTGGTTATGATGCAAAACCGCTTCATGCAGGATTTGCCGCGCGTGCGGGTCTCACTGCCGCCCGACTGGCCGAAGCCGGTTTCCTTGGTGCGCCTGATTTCATTGACAATACAAACGGCTTTTTCAAAGCCTTCGCCTTTGGTGCAGACGAAGTATCGCGCGTGACGCAAGGCTGGGGTGAGCCATGGCAGATCATCGTGCCGGGACTGACACTCAAAGCCTTCCCGTGTTGCACCGCCGCCCATCCGGTTGGCGTTGGCGCTCTGGCACTACGCAATGAGAAAGCTTTGCAGCCCGATCAGATCGCAGCGGTTTCGATTACCTTTCCGCCCGGCGGCGATGCTGCACTTGTGACGACCAGGCCTGTGACGGGCATCGATGCGCGGTTCAGCCCGGAATATATCTTTGCGGCAGCATTGCGCGACGGAAAGCTGGCGATTGCTCATTTCGATGATCGTCCGGTGGATGCCGATCTGGCACAACTTGCGGCGAAGGTAACACGACGCCATGACGAGAATGCGCCGCGGCTCTCGCCCGATCCTAAAACCCGCTTTGTCATCATCGATGTAACGCTCAAGGAGGGCTCGACGCTTTCGCAGCGTGTCGATGGTCTGCCGAGCATCAGCGATCCAATCGAAAAATTCAAGGACGCAACGAAGGATAATCCGCGCTTTGCAGGTATCCCGGACCTCGTCCAATCCATGACCAGCGCAGACGACTTGCAAAAGCTCATCTCGTGGCTCAACCAATCCCCGGAGTAA
- a CDS encoding amino acid ABC transporter permease, whose amino-acid sequence MKEALISRFIELTSAIGLNYEFLNSGYELDMWLNGMVTTLELVAITIPLSLFFGVLFAGALTSGKRWLSVPVRGYVELTRNTPTLVQLMCGFLVLNMLISNAIGGAQNNPLTPFFWLVAITGLHIAALHAEALRGGIEAVPGTTIEAARAIGFNSFQVLIYVELPLAIRTALPAVVNNLVNLVKLTTVGSAIAVSEITYASILIWTQRDNVVELMLVILLFFSTINLIVARVGYWFEKRLAIPGYGQ is encoded by the coding sequence ATGAAAGAAGCTCTGATTTCGCGCTTCATCGAGCTCACCAGCGCAATCGGCCTCAATTATGAATTTCTCAATAGTGGCTATGAGCTTGATATGTGGCTCAATGGCATGGTCACGACGCTTGAGCTGGTCGCGATCACCATTCCACTAAGCCTGTTTTTCGGTGTCTTGTTCGCAGGCGCTCTGACGTCCGGCAAGCGCTGGCTGTCGGTGCCGGTACGCGGCTATGTCGAACTCACCCGCAATACGCCTACACTCGTTCAGCTGATGTGCGGCTTTCTCGTGCTCAATATGCTGATTTCCAACGCCATTGGAGGCGCGCAGAACAATCCACTCACACCATTCTTCTGGCTGGTTGCGATCACGGGTCTGCATATTGCAGCCCTGCATGCGGAAGCGCTGCGCGGCGGTATTGAAGCTGTTCCCGGCACAACGATCGAAGCGGCACGCGCCATCGGCTTCAATTCGTTTCAGGTGCTGATCTATGTCGAGCTGCCGCTGGCAATCCGCACGGCACTTCCGGCTGTTGTCAATAACCTCGTCAATCTGGTGAAACTCACGACAGTTGGCTCGGCCATTGCGGTCAGTGAAATCACTTATGCTTCGATCTTGATCTGGACACAGCGCGATAATGTGGTCGAGTTGATGCTGGTCATTCTTCTGTTCTTCAGCACCATCAATCTGATCGTCGCGCGCGTTGGCTACTGGTTTGAAAAGCGCCTTGCAATTCCGGGATATGGCCAATGA